The following are from one region of the Mycolicibacterium helvum genome:
- a CDS encoding ABC transporter permease — translation MTTTQADPADSLVGSTVPVTSSPRGWVWRRVWPPVIAVAVSVGLWWLATSVLCDPTSLLRQTAPQKALPAVGELLSRGVLLSDTGYSLYRLLVGLLVAAVIGVPAGLLIGLNTTVERAATPLVQFLRMISPLSWTPIALAVFGIGNQPVIFLIAAAAVWPILLNTVAGVRAIEPGFLHVARSFHATRTELLTAVVLPAIRGHVQTGLRLALGIAWVVLVPAEMLGVRSGLGYQILNARDQLAYDQVVAVVLVIGLVGYLLDLIARLALGGRLGRSLDG, via the coding sequence ATGACGACCACCCAGGCAGACCCGGCCGATTCGCTCGTCGGCAGCACGGTCCCCGTCACCAGTTCGCCCCGCGGGTGGGTGTGGCGCCGGGTCTGGCCGCCGGTGATCGCCGTCGCCGTTTCGGTCGGTCTGTGGTGGCTGGCCACCTCGGTGCTGTGCGACCCGACATCGCTGCTACGCCAGACGGCACCGCAGAAGGCGCTGCCCGCAGTCGGTGAACTGCTCAGTCGAGGGGTGCTGCTGTCGGACACCGGATACAGCTTGTACCGGCTGCTGGTGGGTTTGCTCGTCGCCGCGGTTATCGGCGTCCCGGCCGGGCTGCTGATCGGGCTGAACACGACGGTCGAACGTGCCGCCACCCCGTTGGTGCAATTCCTGCGGATGATCTCCCCGCTGTCGTGGACACCGATCGCGTTAGCGGTCTTCGGGATCGGCAACCAGCCGGTGATCTTTCTGATCGCGGCCGCCGCGGTGTGGCCGATCCTGCTGAACACCGTCGCGGGTGTGCGCGCCATCGAACCCGGCTTCCTGCACGTCGCGCGCTCCTTTCACGCCACCCGTACCGAACTGCTGACCGCTGTGGTGTTGCCGGCCATTCGCGGCCACGTTCAGACGGGTCTGCGCCTCGCACTCGGCATCGCCTGGGTCGTCCTGGTTCCCGCGGAAATGCTGGGGGTTCGATCGGGGTTGGGCTACCAGATCCTCAACGCCCGCGATCAACTCGCTTACGACCAGGTGGTCGCTGTCGTTCTGGTGATCGGCCTCGTCGGCTACCTGCTGGACCTCATCGCCCGGCTCGCGCTGGGCGGCCGGCTGGGCCGCAGCCTGGACGGATAG
- a CDS encoding YebC/PmpR family DNA-binding transcriptional regulator, whose translation MSGHSKWATTKHQKAVKDARRGKEFARLIKNIEVAARTGGGDPGGNPTLYDAIQKAKKTSVPNDNIERARKRGAGEEAGGADWQTIMYEGYGPNGVAVLIECLTDNRNRAAGEVRVAMTRNGGNMADPGSVSYLFSRKGVVTLQKNGLSEDDVLLAVLEAGAEEVNDLGESFEVISEPTDLVAVRTALQDAGIDYDSADAGFQASVTVPLDADGARKIMKLVDALEDSDDVQDVYTNADISDEVLAEIDE comes from the coding sequence ATGAGCGGCCATTCCAAATGGGCTACCACCAAACACCAGAAGGCCGTCAAGGATGCGCGCCGCGGCAAGGAGTTCGCCCGGCTGATCAAGAACATCGAGGTCGCGGCCCGTACCGGTGGTGGTGATCCGGGCGGTAACCCCACCTTGTACGACGCCATCCAGAAAGCCAAGAAGACCTCGGTCCCCAACGACAATATCGAGCGGGCCCGCAAGCGTGGTGCCGGTGAAGAAGCCGGCGGCGCCGACTGGCAGACGATCATGTACGAGGGCTACGGACCCAATGGTGTCGCGGTCCTCATCGAGTGCCTGACCGATAACCGCAATCGCGCCGCCGGTGAGGTCCGGGTCGCGATGACCCGCAATGGCGGCAACATGGCCGACCCCGGGTCGGTGTCCTACCTGTTCTCCCGCAAGGGCGTGGTGACGCTGCAGAAGAACGGTCTGTCCGAAGACGACGTGCTGCTGGCGGTCCTGGAGGCCGGCGCCGAAGAGGTCAACGATCTCGGTGAGAGCTTCGAGGTCATCTCCGAGCCGACTGATCTGGTCGCGGTGCGCACTGCGCTGCAGGACGCCGGAATCGACTACGACTCCGCCGACGCCGGTTTCCAGGCCTCGGTGACGGTGCCGCTGGACGCCGACGGCGCCCGCAAGATCATGAAGCTCGTCGACGCGCTGGAGGACAGCGACGACGTGCAGGACGTGTACACCAACGCCGACATCTCCGATGAGGTCCTGGCCGAGATCGACGAGTGA